CCAGGAGCGTGCGGCCGTTGCCGGCCAGGCCGACGGCCATGCGCCGCGCCCGCGAGAAGAGCGACGGATCGCGGAAACCCTCCACCCGCGGGTTGTACCAGATCTGCTTTTTGCGCACGAGTCGCGGGCCGGCCTGCATCCAGAAGGCGGCCCGCCGCGGATCGGGCTTGCCCTCGACGCGCAGCGTCGTCATCCGGCCCTTGCCCGAGCGGTCGATCACCAGGGCGGTGCCGCGATTGTCCCAGCCAGGCGCCTGGTGAATCTTGCCTCGGGACACGATCGTGCCCATCGTCTCGCGGTTGCGCACCCCGAAGAACGTGCCGCTCGCCACCACGAACGGGCCGACGCGGCGGTGCATGGCCTCGAACGACTCGACGCGCTTGAGCGGCTTTCCCGTCCCGTACGCGAACGAGAATTCGGGCGAGACGCGCCGCAGGTCGAGCCTGACCACGGTGAGCGCCTGCCCGCGGATTTGCTTGTGCTCGACGACGACCGGGGGAGCGGACCGGGGCTTGCGGGCGGCGGGCCGTGGCGGCAGGGGCGGCGGCGGCGGCGGGACGGGCACGTACTCCGGTTCGGGGTGCACGACGCGGGGCGGATCGGGCTTGCGCTCGGCCAGGGTGATGGCGCAACCCGTGGAGAGCGCGAGCGCATAGGCCACCGCCAGCCGGCGGGGCCAAGCGGTAACCGAACGCGATACGGCCATGTCTTGAGAAGTTAGGCGGGCGGAGGTTCCGGAAACAAGGACAAATGGCACCACGGTCCTGAAACCAATCGGCCGAGTTTGTCTAGCCGTTAAGGACGGGCCAAGGATCGGTAAGGCACGCAGGATTCGCCATCTGATGCTTGATACCTCATCCAGATGGGGCTAAACGTGCAAGGGGTGACCTGGGGGCCGGTACCGCCGCCAAGGCCGGACGTGCGCGCCGGCGGGGCGGAGGCCCAGATGGCGCCGCCGCAGCCGGCGCGGACGCCCTTCGGCATCCCCGCGGATTTGCTCCAGGGACTCGAGTACCGCGACGGCGCCCTGCGCGTTCCGGCGGCCAAGATCCAGGACCTCCTGCGCCAGTACGTGGGAAACAAGGCCAAGGTGGAGTTGCGCGAAGGCCAGGTGCGGTTGCACATCTCCGACTCCGCCGACGTCTGGACCACGCTCACGCCGACCCTGGTGGACGGCAACGGAGTACGCGTCGCGTTTTCCGACACCAGGTGGAAGTTCTTCATCTTCGGCGGCCGGGTCAAGCCCGAAGAAGCGCGGGATCGGGCGCTCAAGGAAATCGGCAAGAAGGTGCGGCCAGCGCCGGTCGATCAGGACGACGTCGAAGAGTA
Above is a window of Candidatus Tanganyikabacteria bacterium DNA encoding:
- a CDS encoding phosphodiester glycosidase family protein, whose product is MAYALALSTGCAITLAERKPDPPRVVHPEPEYVPVPPPPPPLPPRPAARKPRSAPPVVVEHKQIRGQALTVVRLDLRRVSPEFSFAYGTGKPLKRVESFEAMHRRVGPFVVASGTFFGVRNRETMGTIVSRGKIHQAPGWDNRGTALVIDRSGKGRMTTLRVEGKPDPRRAAFWMQAGPRLVRKKQIWYNPRVEGFRDPSLFSRARRMAVGLAGNGRTLLVVAFKEYPTLLEAATILRDLGVSDAMNLDGGPSAGLAVGGRVYLEPDSRLTHVLVMKPRDLRGSEAGNLGEQTFHHEGVRQPAAL